In Thermosynechococcus sichuanensis E542, a single genomic region encodes these proteins:
- a CDS encoding branched-chain amino acid ABC transporter permease has product MIGWLGTYDFLIVSMTLGAMLALSLYLPLMSGQLSLASPAFYAIGGYIAAFLSTRVFAGLNPYPVPLVLGEMVLAAFVCGLVGWGLGVPVLRLRGIYFAIATIAFSEVLRVLALNLEVTGGAIGIFGIPQPFSTPLGYLWLTLPLLIGVAIAIGRLEQSRAGKAMQAIRADELVAQTLGIDTTRYKVLGFVLGAILAGVAGVLAAHLLNTWNPRQGTFDTGVLALTAVLVGGNRTFVGAIAGGMLFTALPELLRGLADQPYWPTAVATFFRDGRLMLYGLLIILGARFFPKGLCHPPNWRSLWGAISRNKTRTT; this is encoded by the coding sequence ATGATAGGTTGGCTGGGCACCTACGATTTCCTAATTGTTTCAATGACCTTGGGGGCGATGTTGGCCTTGTCGCTCTATTTGCCCCTGATGAGTGGCCAGCTCTCCCTTGCGAGTCCAGCCTTTTATGCCATTGGTGGCTATATTGCTGCATTCCTCTCCACCCGTGTTTTTGCCGGCCTAAACCCCTATCCAGTGCCCTTGGTGCTGGGGGAAATGGTGTTGGCGGCTTTCGTCTGTGGTCTGGTGGGATGGGGCTTGGGGGTGCCCGTACTACGATTACGGGGCATTTATTTTGCCATTGCGACGATCGCTTTCTCTGAGGTGCTGCGGGTGTTGGCGCTCAATCTGGAGGTCACTGGCGGGGCGATCGGCATCTTTGGCATTCCCCAACCCTTTAGTACGCCCTTGGGCTATTTGTGGCTGACGCTGCCCTTGTTGATTGGGGTGGCGATCGCCATCGGTCGCTTGGAACAGAGCCGCGCAGGCAAAGCAATGCAAGCCATTCGTGCCGATGAGTTGGTGGCGCAGACCCTTGGCATTGATACCACTCGCTACAAAGTCTTGGGCTTTGTTTTGGGGGCGATTCTGGCGGGGGTGGCGGGGGTCTTGGCTGCCCATCTTTTGAATACTTGGAATCCACGTCAGGGCACCTTTGATACGGGGGTGCTGGCACTGACGGCGGTGCTGGTGGGGGGCAATCGAACCTTTGTGGGGGCGATCGCTGGCGGGATGCTCTTTACAGCCTTACCCGAACTGCTGCGGGGACTCGCCGATCAACCCTATTGGCCAACGGCAGTGGCCACTTTTTTCCGCGATGGGCGTCTGATGCTCTATGGGTTGCTGATCATCCTCGGTGCGCGGTTCTTTCCCAAGGGTCTTTGTCATCCCCCCAACTGGCGATCGCTCTGGGGGGCTATATCTAGAAACAAAACAAGAACAACTTAG
- a CDS encoding ATP-binding protein: MTPPFTTVSLTLTSDLTQLEALLAWFNQYRPTTLPIEEWLKLELALAEGFTNAVRHAHRDRPPETPIRIDLSLAATEIELRIWDQGDPFDLMAKLQTLPTQIPLEAEGGRGLRLLATITDELDYQRVEDGGNCLILRKILKTTPQ, from the coding sequence ATGACGCCTCCTTTCACCACGGTTTCCCTAACCCTGACCAGTGACCTGACCCAACTGGAGGCTCTCTTGGCGTGGTTCAATCAGTACCGCCCAACGACGCTGCCCATTGAAGAGTGGTTGAAATTGGAACTCGCCCTTGCCGAGGGGTTCACTAATGCTGTTCGCCATGCCCATCGCGATCGCCCCCCTGAGACTCCTATTCGCATTGATCTCTCCCTTGCAGCCACTGAGATTGAATTACGCATTTGGGATCAAGGGGATCCCTTTGATCTGATGGCCAAGCTGCAAACGCTGCCCACCCAAATTCCCCTCGAGGCCGAAGGGGGACGCGGCCTACGCCTCTTGGCAACCATCACCGATGAATTGGACTATCAGCGCGTGGAGGATGGCGGCAACTGCTTGATTCTGCGCAAAATCCTCAAGACGACTCCCCAATAA
- a CDS encoding FAD-binding domain-containing protein, with protein sequence MSNSAKDLLAAAAVERIEGTRDTYVPYLRQVFADVVGEDEAVSETRGGLAAAQERLAKIQPLRYGQSRNFLAGAVTGLSAYLRHGVISLAAVRDRLREVVAHPHEAEALLQQLAWRDYWQRLYARWGDRLWQDIEPYKTGWQATDYATDLPPALVAAETGLACMDAFSRDLQETGYLHNHARLWLAAYVVHWCRVRWQAGAAWFLQHLLDGDPASNNLSWQWVASTFSHKPYFFNRQNLERYSAGQYCRRCAMGDRCPFDATYEELEVRLFPHKA encoded by the coding sequence ATGAGCAATTCTGCCAAAGACCTTCTCGCTGCCGCTGCTGTGGAGCGAATTGAGGGAACCCGTGACACCTATGTGCCCTATCTGCGCCAAGTCTTTGCTGATGTGGTGGGGGAGGATGAAGCGGTGAGTGAAACCCGCGGTGGCCTAGCGGCAGCCCAAGAGCGTTTGGCCAAGATACAGCCGCTACGTTATGGTCAGAGTCGCAATTTTTTGGCGGGGGCAGTGACGGGGCTGTCGGCCTATTTGCGCCACGGGGTGATCAGTTTGGCGGCGGTGCGCGATCGCCTGCGCGAAGTCGTAGCTCATCCCCATGAGGCAGAAGCCTTACTACAACAATTGGCATGGCGAGACTATTGGCAGCGCCTCTATGCCCGTTGGGGCGATCGCCTGTGGCAGGACATTGAACCCTATAAAACCGGCTGGCAAGCAACCGATTATGCAACCGACTTACCCCCGGCGTTAGTTGCGGCGGAAACCGGCCTTGCCTGTATGGATGCCTTTAGTCGTGACTTGCAAGAAACGGGGTACTTACATAACCATGCCCGCTTGTGGCTCGCGGCCTATGTGGTGCATTGGTGTCGGGTGCGCTGGCAAGCGGGAGCCGCTTGGTTTTTGCAGCATCTCCTCGATGGCGATCCGGCAAGTAACAACCTCTCGTGGCAGTGGGTGGCCAGTACCTTTAGCCACAAGCCCTACTTTTTTAACCGCCAAAACCTTGAACGCTATAGCGCTGGCCAATACTGTCGGCGGTGTGCGATGGGCGATCGCTGTCCCTTTGATGCCACCTACGAAGAACTGGAAGTCCGCCTTTTCCCCCACAAGGCATAG
- a CDS encoding circadian clock KaiB family protein has protein sequence MIGLKPVLYKGLALFTPGEDVVFCRDPSKQGQWHQSLCQALQQLLDLEEPPLFLSPCYTAAVDYWFDEEEQCLRVAAEVYPLAWPYRPLLNALFAPPYQPALPWQLVQDPQHPCDVQALEAYRSSFPQLWEHHQLIYDLQEATPLSSFVPRPSEPDRYVFRLYVRGETHAAEVALKNLHDLLSRSLKVPYTLKVVDVTKQPELAEEDQVQATPTLVRVYPQPVRRVVGHLDHRDRLQRLLSP, from the coding sequence ATGATTGGCCTCAAGCCTGTCTTGTACAAGGGGTTAGCGCTCTTCACGCCGGGGGAGGATGTGGTCTTTTGCCGTGACCCATCGAAGCAGGGGCAGTGGCATCAATCCCTCTGTCAAGCCCTGCAACAACTCTTGGATTTAGAGGAGCCACCCCTATTTCTTTCGCCCTGCTATACAGCGGCGGTGGATTACTGGTTTGATGAGGAGGAGCAATGCCTGCGGGTGGCGGCGGAGGTCTATCCCTTGGCGTGGCCTTATCGCCCTCTGTTGAATGCCCTGTTTGCCCCGCCGTATCAGCCGGCGTTGCCGTGGCAGTTGGTACAGGATCCGCAGCATCCCTGCGATGTCCAAGCCCTAGAGGCCTACCGCAGCAGCTTTCCCCAACTGTGGGAACATCACCAACTGATCTATGATTTGCAGGAAGCCACACCCCTGAGCAGTTTTGTACCGCGTCCTTCGGAACCCGATCGCTATGTTTTTCGCCTGTATGTGCGCGGGGAAACCCATGCAGCAGAAGTGGCGCTGAAAAACCTCCATGATTTGCTGAGTCGCTCTCTGAAGGTGCCCTATACGCTCAAGGTGGTGGATGTCACCAAGCAACCAGAGCTGGCGGAAGAAGATCAAGTCCAAGCTACCCCCACATTAGTGCGGGTTTATCCGCAGCCGGTACGCCGCGTTGTTGGACATTTGGATCATCGCGATCGCCTGCAACGTTTACTAAGCCCCTAG
- a CDS encoding type IV pilus twitching motility protein PilT, with translation MTNPPSPPPPPPRVPNSPPMPPPRPPMGGGVPPMPPQPGMAPPRPAPPPPPQGMPPQPGMPPRPMPPQPGMPPRPMPPQPGMPQQAVPTQPMPTPAARISGPTMEQLVREAFEHGYSDIHVGVGEAPRFRDRGRLEITNYPVTDEETFNYWLNELLTPQQIEQFRTHLEYDGAYQYEGLCRVRINIFVALKGPAMVLRLIPVKILTLEQLNLPPVFKDLCHYHKGLILVTGPTGSGKSTTLAAMVDYINSEMPKHIISIEDPIEFVHQSRRALIRQREVGIHTLKFDNALKASLREDPDIILIGEMRDRETVNTALKAAQTGHLVFGTLHTNSAVKTIERILNLYNPDEQGPMRMQVAESLVAVIAQALVRTTDGKRAAIHEIMINTDAIKDYILRGEVEEIEAIIPQCRYDGMCTMNQCLYELYEAGRIDEETAIENSPKPNEMAQILRGRV, from the coding sequence ATGACCAATCCCCCAAGTCCTCCTCCTCCACCGCCACGTGTTCCCAATTCACCTCCGATGCCGCCGCCCCGTCCACCCATGGGTGGGGGTGTTCCCCCCATGCCCCCGCAACCCGGCATGGCGCCCCCCCGTCCTGCCCCTCCGCCGCCTCCCCAAGGGATGCCCCCGCAACCGGGAATGCCCCCTCGACCCATGCCCCCGCAACCGGGGATGCCCCCACGCCCCATGCCGCCGCAGCCGGGAATGCCCCAACAGGCAGTACCGACCCAACCGATGCCGACACCGGCAGCGCGCATTTCTGGCCCGACGATGGAACAACTGGTGCGGGAGGCCTTTGAGCACGGCTATTCTGATATTCATGTTGGGGTTGGCGAAGCACCGCGCTTTCGCGATCGCGGGCGGTTAGAGATTACCAACTATCCCGTTACCGATGAGGAAACCTTTAACTACTGGCTGAATGAACTGCTGACCCCCCAACAAATTGAGCAGTTTCGCACCCACCTTGAATACGATGGTGCCTACCAGTACGAGGGGTTGTGCCGTGTGCGGATCAACATCTTTGTCGCCCTAAAAGGCCCCGCCATGGTGCTGCGCTTGATTCCCGTGAAGATTCTGACACTAGAGCAGTTGAATTTGCCGCCGGTCTTCAAGGATCTCTGCCACTACCACAAGGGTCTGATTCTGGTGACAGGGCCCACGGGTTCTGGGAAATCCACCACCCTTGCAGCAATGGTGGACTACATTAATAGCGAGATGCCGAAGCACATTATCTCCATTGAAGACCCGATTGAGTTTGTCCACCAAAGTCGCCGTGCCCTAATCCGCCAGCGGGAAGTGGGAATCCACACGCTGAAGTTTGACAATGCCCTGAAGGCGTCGTTGCGGGAAGACCCCGATATTATTCTGATTGGGGAGATGCGCGATCGCGAGACGGTGAATACCGCCCTGAAAGCAGCGCAAACGGGTCACTTGGTCTTTGGTACGTTGCACACCAACAGTGCTGTGAAAACGATTGAGCGGATCCTCAACCTCTACAACCCCGATGAACAAGGACCGATGCGCATGCAGGTGGCGGAATCCCTAGTGGCGGTCATTGCCCAAGCCCTTGTGCGCACGACGGATGGTAAGCGAGCCGCCATTCACGAGATCATGATCAACACCGATGCCATCAAGGACTACATTTTGCGGGGTGAGGTGGAGGAAATCGAGGCGATTATTCCTCAGTGTCGGTACGACGGCATGTGCACGATGAACCAGTGCCTCTACGAACTCTACGAAGCGGGGCGCATTGACGAGGAAACCGCCATCGAAAACTCCCCCAAACCCAACGAAATGGCGCAAATTCTGCGGGGGCGTGTCTAG
- a CDS encoding AEC family transporter, producing MADALSAASPLVIWTSLGFICGRWLPAVIPQWLGRGLYWVGVPIQIFALVRQTNFAGLIWLAPVLAFVALIVGYILAQGLYHWQKRYFQPQWLQYTPPFITSTVPEGESCRFQGSYLIASILGNTGFVGLGVAIPLLSATALPWAAFYAITQNALGTYGLGSFLGQYYGKGNDQPWWRALAVIPTVPTLWASMAGFATHDLSFPEAIERLCEMDIHLVIPFAFVLTGIRLSRLPGWQSFRMALLPMVVKTLLLPLTMMAIAYGLGLRGDTLLAIAIMTGTPTAFAALILAEEYELNTEIPPAVIALSTLSFVVVLPLWVFLCRQVLT from the coding sequence ATGGCAGATGCACTCAGCGCAGCTAGCCCCTTAGTCATTTGGACAAGTCTGGGGTTCATCTGTGGCCGTTGGTTGCCAGCGGTGATTCCCCAATGGTTGGGACGCGGCCTCTATTGGGTCGGGGTGCCCATTCAAATTTTTGCCTTGGTGCGGCAGACCAACTTCGCAGGACTTATTTGGTTGGCACCGGTGCTGGCCTTTGTGGCGCTGATTGTCGGCTATATTCTTGCCCAAGGCCTCTACCATTGGCAGAAACGTTACTTTCAACCGCAATGGCTGCAATACACCCCCCCCTTCATAACAAGTACAGTTCCCGAAGGAGAAAGTTGCCGCTTTCAGGGGAGCTATCTGATTGCCAGCATTCTCGGCAACACCGGCTTTGTGGGCTTGGGGGTTGCGATTCCTCTTCTAAGTGCCACGGCGTTGCCCTGGGCAGCCTTCTATGCCATCACCCAAAATGCCCTCGGTACCTACGGCTTAGGTTCATTCCTTGGTCAGTACTACGGTAAGGGCAATGATCAACCTTGGTGGCGAGCCTTGGCGGTGATTCCAACCGTGCCGACCCTTTGGGCGTCAATGGCGGGCTTTGCCACCCATGATCTTTCCTTTCCCGAGGCGATCGAGAGATTGTGTGAGATGGATATTCACTTGGTGATTCCCTTTGCCTTTGTCCTCACCGGAATTCGCCTCAGTCGGCTCCCCGGCTGGCAGAGCTTTCGCATGGCGTTGCTGCCGATGGTGGTGAAAACGCTTTTGTTGCCGTTGACGATGATGGCGATCGCCTATGGTTTAGGATTACGAGGCGACACCTTGCTAGCGATCGCGATTATGACGGGTACGCCGACGGCCTTTGCGGCCTTAATTTTGGCAGAAGAATACGAACTCAATACGGAGATCCCACCGGCAGTGATCGCCCTAAGCACTCTTAGTTTTGTCGTGGTCTTGCCCCTGTGGGTTTTCCTGTGCCGTCAAGTTTTAACATAA
- a CDS encoding MFS transporter: MVLQKGSALSFVILLGVVSLCADATYEGARSLTGVYLGVLGASGTVVGLVAGLGEFIGYGLRLVIGYVSDRTRAYWRITTLGYAINTLAVPLMALANRWEVLAGFMIAERTGKAIRTPPRDVLLSYGASQVGRGFGFGLHEAMDQVGAVVGPLLVAGVFALTQHYQWSFAILAIPALMGLVVLWVTQQWYPAPRDFETVVQDLDTKRLPTLFWIYLLAVAFLGAGYVDFPLIAFHLQQADSLQTSQIPLLYALAMGVDAVAALLFGYLLDRIGIMALILAVVFSVGFAPLVFLSSAVIWGMVLWGIGMGAQESIVRAIVANLVPPERRGSAYGIFSTGYGLAWFLGSLLMGVLYDRSLGLLVLVSVVLQLLGLPLLLWIRQGVRHRA, encoded by the coding sequence ATGGTATTACAAAAGGGGTCAGCCCTGAGTTTTGTCATCCTACTGGGAGTCGTCTCCCTTTGTGCCGACGCCACCTATGAAGGCGCACGCAGTCTCACGGGGGTCTATTTAGGGGTCTTAGGTGCCAGTGGTACCGTTGTCGGCCTCGTGGCGGGTTTGGGGGAGTTCATTGGCTATGGTCTGCGCCTCGTGATTGGCTATGTGAGCGATCGCACCCGTGCCTATTGGCGCATTACCACCCTTGGTTACGCCATCAATACCTTGGCTGTGCCCCTCATGGCCTTGGCCAATCGTTGGGAAGTCCTAGCGGGATTCATGATTGCCGAGCGCACTGGCAAAGCAATTCGTACACCGCCCCGCGATGTTTTGCTCTCCTATGGTGCCAGTCAAGTGGGTCGTGGCTTTGGCTTTGGCCTCCATGAGGCGATGGATCAAGTGGGTGCTGTCGTCGGGCCGTTGCTGGTGGCCGGCGTCTTTGCCCTCACCCAGCACTATCAATGGAGCTTTGCCATTCTTGCCATCCCTGCCCTGATGGGTTTGGTCGTTTTATGGGTAACGCAGCAGTGGTACCCAGCGCCACGGGACTTTGAAACCGTGGTTCAAGATCTGGATACCAAAAGACTACCAACGCTGTTTTGGATTTACCTCTTAGCCGTGGCCTTTCTGGGGGCCGGTTATGTGGATTTTCCTTTGATTGCCTTTCATTTACAGCAGGCAGACAGTCTGCAAACGAGTCAAATCCCGCTGCTTTATGCCTTGGCAATGGGGGTTGATGCCGTTGCCGCCCTGCTGTTTGGATACCTACTGGATCGCATTGGCATCATGGCCTTGATCCTTGCGGTCGTGTTCTCGGTGGGCTTTGCTCCCTTGGTTTTCCTGAGTTCTGCCGTAATTTGGGGCATGGTGCTGTGGGGCATTGGCATGGGTGCCCAAGAATCCATCGTGCGGGCGATCGTTGCTAACCTCGTCCCCCCAGAACGGCGGGGGTCGGCCTATGGGATTTTTAGCACTGGCTATGGCTTAGCGTGGTTTCTAGGCAGCTTACTCATGGGCGTCCTCTACGATCGCTCCTTGGGTCTGTTGGTATTGGTGTCGGTGGTGCTGCAACTGCTGGGACTGCCGCTGCTATTGTGGATTAGGCAAGGGGTGAGGCATCGTGCTTAG
- a CDS encoding ABC transporter ATP-binding protein produces MTAATRSTDWQLLQRLIPYLKPYRWGLVGSGLLLIPLAAAAALQPIIIGQAIAFLKGEESTYSFLKTLTLTQGIDLLSMALLVTVVLRFGVQAVQGYWIQKIGQNITADIRHDLFDHVLRLSSRFFDRTPVGKLITRLTSDVDALGDVFATGAVGVLSDVFSMLVVILTMFFIDRLLATLLLALVLPITALIVYFQHRYRVANYKSREELSLLNADLQENIVGITVVQLFRREAFNSQLFRRRNQRYIKEVDRTIFYDSAVSATLEWIAFVAIAGVLWLGGALVEQRTIDFGTLATFILFSQRVFDPLRQLAEKFTTVQAGLTAIERIHDLLSEPIEIQDPDRTFLPLPKAENTAAAVEFRDVWLAYKDDDYVLKQLSFQIHAGEKVAIVGPTGAGKSSIIRLLCRLYDPTRGEVLVGGRNVRDFTQAELRQHIGVILQESFLFAGDVKSNIALGDNYTLADIQRVAAEMNIADFIEQLPQGYDTPLRQRGTNLSAGQRQLLAFARVAIRNPEILVLDEATANLDVGTEVMIQEALNRLLVNRTAIIIAHRLATIRHVDRILVLKRGQLVEQGTHSELLARNGVYAHLYRLQSLAEEAAPKHDASPLA; encoded by the coding sequence ATGACAGCGGCAACACGCTCCACGGATTGGCAACTTTTGCAACGACTGATTCCCTACCTCAAGCCCTATCGCTGGGGACTGGTGGGCAGTGGCTTGCTCTTGATTCCCTTGGCAGCAGCAGCGGCATTGCAACCCATCATTATTGGTCAGGCGATCGCCTTCCTCAAGGGGGAAGAGAGTACCTACAGTTTTTTGAAAACCTTAACTCTAACCCAAGGGATTGACCTACTGAGCATGGCGCTGCTAGTGACAGTAGTGCTGCGCTTTGGGGTGCAGGCGGTGCAGGGGTACTGGATTCAAAAAATTGGTCAAAACATTACTGCTGATATTCGCCACGATCTATTTGACCATGTGCTGCGGTTGTCATCGCGTTTTTTTGACCGCACTCCCGTCGGTAAGCTCATTACTCGCTTGACCAGTGATGTGGATGCTCTGGGGGATGTGTTTGCCACTGGCGCCGTGGGGGTTCTCAGCGATGTCTTCTCAATGCTGGTGGTCATCCTGACTATGTTTTTCATTGACCGCCTGCTGGCAACGCTGCTGCTGGCCTTGGTCCTGCCGATCACCGCCCTGATTGTCTATTTTCAACATCGCTACCGCGTGGCCAACTACAAATCCCGCGAGGAGCTGTCGCTACTGAATGCCGATCTTCAGGAAAACATTGTCGGCATTACGGTGGTGCAATTATTTCGCCGTGAGGCCTTTAATAGCCAACTGTTTCGGCGGCGCAATCAACGCTATATCAAAGAGGTGGATCGGACGATTTTCTATGATTCGGCAGTATCAGCCACCTTGGAGTGGATTGCCTTTGTGGCGATCGCGGGGGTTCTCTGGCTCGGCGGTGCCTTGGTGGAGCAGCGCACGATTGACTTTGGTACCTTGGCCACGTTTATCCTCTTTTCGCAGCGCGTCTTTGATCCATTGCGGCAGTTGGCGGAGAAATTTACCACGGTGCAAGCGGGCTTAACCGCCATTGAACGCATCCATGATCTGCTCTCAGAACCCATTGAAATTCAGGATCCCGACCGCACCTTTTTGCCTTTGCCCAAGGCAGAAAATACAGCCGCTGCTGTTGAGTTTCGCGATGTCTGGCTGGCCTACAAAGACGATGACTATGTCCTCAAGCAGCTTTCCTTTCAAATCCATGCTGGCGAGAAGGTGGCCATTGTCGGCCCCACGGGCGCGGGCAAAAGTTCGATTATTCGCCTGCTCTGTCGCCTCTATGATCCAACGCGCGGTGAAGTGCTCGTTGGCGGTCGCAATGTCCGCGACTTTACCCAAGCAGAACTGCGGCAGCACATTGGCGTGATTTTGCAGGAGAGCTTCCTCTTTGCGGGGGATGTGAAAAGCAACATTGCCCTTGGCGACAATTACACCCTTGCCGACATTCAGCGGGTGGCCGCCGAAATGAATATTGCTGACTTTATTGAGCAGTTACCCCAAGGCTACGACACCCCCCTGCGGCAGCGGGGCACGAATCTCTCAGCAGGACAGCGGCAACTTTTGGCCTTTGCGCGGGTAGCCATTCGCAATCCAGAAATCCTTGTCCTTGATGAGGCAACGGCCAATTTGGATGTGGGCACAGAGGTGATGATTCAGGAGGCCTTGAACCGCCTGTTGGTGAATCGAACCGCTATTATTATTGCCCACCGCCTTGCCACGATCCGCCATGTGGATCGCATTTTGGTGCTCAAACGGGGACAACTGGTGGAGCAGGGAACCCACAGTGAACTCTTGGCTCGCAATGGGGTGTACGCCCATCTCTATCGCTTGCAGTCCCTCGCCGAAGAAGCCGCCCCTAAGCACGATGCCTCACCCCTTGCCTAA
- a CDS encoding DJ-1/PfpI family protein: protein MSGKRILMLVGDYVEDYEVMVPFQALQMVGHRVHAVCPDKVAGDSVRTAVHDFEGDQTYSEKRGHNFTLNATFADIDPSTYDALVVPGGRAPEYLRLNPRVLEITKHFGETQKPIAAICHGLQLLAAAGVLAGKTCTAYPACSPEVVSAGGNFTSVAVDDVVVDGNLVTAPAWPAHPRWLAAFLEVLGTKISHQVTV from the coding sequence ATGAGTGGCAAACGTATTCTGATGCTCGTGGGTGACTATGTTGAAGACTACGAGGTGATGGTGCCCTTCCAAGCCTTGCAAATGGTGGGTCACAGGGTGCATGCCGTCTGTCCGGATAAAGTTGCTGGCGATAGCGTTCGCACAGCCGTTCATGATTTTGAGGGGGATCAAACCTACAGTGAAAAACGGGGTCATAACTTTACGCTCAATGCCACCTTTGCAGACATTGATCCCAGTACCTATGATGCCTTAGTGGTGCCGGGAGGTCGCGCCCCAGAGTATTTGCGCCTTAATCCACGGGTACTGGAAATCACCAAGCACTTTGGCGAGACCCAAAAACCGATTGCAGCGATTTGTCATGGCCTTCAACTGCTGGCAGCGGCGGGGGTGCTAGCGGGTAAAACCTGTACGGCCTATCCGGCCTGTAGTCCTGAGGTCGTGAGTGCCGGCGGCAACTTTACCAGTGTGGCGGTGGATGACGTGGTGGTGGATGGCAATCTGGTCACAGCCCCAGCTTGGCCGGCTCATCCGCGTTGGTTAGCGGCATTTTTAGAGGTTTTGGGCACCAAAATTAGCCATCAGGTAACTGTTTAG
- the cobM gene encoding precorrin-4 C(11)-methyltransferase, which yields MVESKTAAGVYFVGAGPGDPELLTLKGQRLIQAADVILYADSLVPMGILQFAPPSATCIPTAAMTLEEIIPLMVAAVQAGKKVVRLQSGDPSLYSAIHEQIARLVEAGITVEVVPGISAYQLAAARLNAELTLPELVQTIILTRASGRTRVPPTEELASLAAHKASLCLYLSANCVHRAQRDLLQHYPPETPVAVGYRLGWPDEQLWLVPLAEMAAFSQQQRLTRTTLYLISPALAVQHQSSGSLRSCLYSPEHHHLFRPH from the coding sequence ATGGTCGAAAGCAAGACTGCTGCCGGGGTTTACTTTGTGGGTGCTGGCCCCGGTGATCCAGAGTTACTCACCCTCAAGGGGCAACGGCTCATTCAAGCGGCCGATGTGATTCTCTATGCCGATTCCCTAGTGCCGATGGGGATTTTGCAGTTTGCGCCGCCGAGTGCCACCTGTATTCCCACTGCCGCAATGACCCTCGAAGAGATCATTCCCCTCATGGTTGCAGCGGTACAGGCGGGTAAAAAAGTGGTGCGGTTGCAATCGGGAGATCCCAGCCTCTACAGTGCCATTCACGAGCAGATTGCCCGCCTTGTAGAAGCAGGCATTACCGTTGAAGTGGTTCCCGGAATTAGTGCCTATCAATTGGCCGCCGCCCGCCTCAATGCCGAACTGACGCTACCCGAATTGGTACAGACAATTATCCTCACCCGTGCCAGTGGCCGTACGCGAGTGCCACCAACGGAAGAGTTGGCCAGTCTAGCTGCCCACAAGGCCAGCCTCTGCCTCTACCTGAGTGCGAATTGTGTCCACCGTGCCCAGCGAGATTTGCTTCAGCACTATCCGCCCGAAACCCCAGTTGCTGTGGGCTACCGCTTGGGATGGCCCGATGAGCAGTTGTGGCTGGTTCCCTTGGCTGAAATGGCGGCGTTTAGTCAGCAGCAGCGATTGACGCGCACCACCCTTTACCTGATCAGTCCAGCCTTGGCAGTACAACATCAAAGCAGTGGCTCATTGCGTTCCTGTCTCTATAGTCCAGAGCACCACCATCTATTTCGCCCTCATTAA
- the yidD gene encoding membrane protein insertion efficiency factor YidD translates to MDNWLSKALILLIRAYQRWISPLFLPTCRYTPTCSAYAVEAIARFGAVKGTYLAIRRILRCHPFATGGYDPVPDHNNSVPPTPSC, encoded by the coding sequence GTGGACAATTGGCTCAGCAAAGCACTGATTCTCTTGATTCGCGCTTATCAGCGTTGGATTTCACCCTTATTTTTGCCCACCTGTCGTTACACGCCCACTTGTTCTGCCTATGCCGTTGAGGCGATCGCCCGATTTGGGGCAGTGAAGGGAACCTACCTAGCCATTCGCCGTATCCTACGCTGCCATCCCTTTGCCACTGGCGGTTATGACCCTGTGCCCGACCACAATAACTCTGTACCTCCCACTCCCTCTTGTTAG